From a region of the Mercurialis annua linkage group LG1-X, ddMerAnnu1.2, whole genome shotgun sequence genome:
- the LOC126670555 gene encoding metal transporter Nramp7.2-like — MERAVDNTHQQQDTVPTSWGGSSNRIAALSLDGKEQPTTQKPGWRKFLSFVGPGFLVSLAYLDPGNLETDLQAGADHGFELLWVILIGLIFALIIQSLAANLGVSTGKHLSELCKAEYPKFVKYCLWLLAEVAVIAADIPEVIGTAFALNILFNIPVWVGVLCTGVSTLLLLGLQKYGVRKLEMLIAILVFVMAGCFFGEMSHVKPPASGVIKGMFVPKLSGHGATGDAIALLGALIMPHNLFLHSALVLSRKVPNSVRGINDACRYFLIESGFALFVAFLINVAVISVSGTVCTAQNISKQTADQCSDITLNSASFLLQNVLGKSSSTLYAIALLASGQSSTITGTYAGQYIMQGFLDLKMRKWVRNLLTRCIAITPSLIVSIIGGSQGAGRLIIIASMILSFELPFALMPLLKFSSSSTKMGPHKNSIVIIVISWILGLGIIGINIYYLSTAFVGWLIDNNLPKFGNVLIGIVVFPLMAMYIIAVIYLTFRKDSAVTFIEPLKDGPTQMEGGLPKSNDPLEMDRLPYREDLAHIPLPE, encoded by the exons ATGGAGCGAGCAGTTGACAACACTCATCAGCAGCAAGATACAGTGCCAACTTCATGGGGAGGATCCAGCAACCGCATCGCTGCTCTTTCTTTAGACGGAAAAGAGCAACCAACTACCCAG AAACCTGGATGGAGAAAGTTCTTATCATTTGTGGGACCTGGTTTCTTGGTTTCACTAGCTTATCTTGATCCTGGCAACT TGGAAACTGATTTACAAGCAGGAGCTGACCATGGTTTTGag TTGCTTTGGGTTATACTTATTGGCCTCATCTTTGCTCTTATAATTCAATCACTTGCTGCAAATCTTGGTGTAAGCACGG GAAAGCATCTGTCAGAATTATGTAAGGCAGAATATCCAAAATTTGTAAAGTATTGCTTATGGTTGCTAGCTGAGGTTGCTGTCATTGCTGCCGATATCCCCGAAG TGATCGGGACGGCTTTTGcactaaatattttattcaacaTCCCAGTGTGGGTTGGAGTTCTTTGTACTGGTGTTAGCACTCTTCTCCTTCTTGGATTGCAGAAATATGGG GTAAGGAAACTAGAAATGCTAATAGCAATACTGGTGTTTGTGATGGCCGGATGTTTCTTTGGCGAAATGAGCCATGTGAAGCCACCAGCATCCGGTGTCATCAAGGGCATGTTCGTCCCCAAACTCTCCGGTCATGGAGCCACCGGTGACGCCATTGCCCTACTCGGTGCCCTTATCATGCC GCACAACCTGTTTCTGCACTCGGCTCTTGTGCTATCTAGAAAAGTACCCAATTCAGTTCGTGGCATCAAT GACGCGTGTCGCTATTTCCTGATAGAAAGTGGATTTGCATTGTTTGTagcatttttaataaatgtggCAGTGATATCTGTATCTGGCACTGTTTGCACAGcccaaaacatttcaaaacagaCTGCTGATCAATGCAGTGATATCACCCTTAATTCTGCTTCTTTCCTTCTTCAG AATGTGTTGGGAAAATCAAGCTCTACCCTTTATGCTATTGCGCTATTAGCCTCAGGGCAAAGCTCCACCATAACAGGCACTTATGCAGGACAGTATATTATGcag GGTTTCTTGGATCTTAAGATGAGAAAATGGGTTAGGAACTTATTGACTAGGTGCATTGCCATCACGCCTAGTCTTATCGTTTCGATCATCGGTGGATCACAGGGAGCTGGCCGTCTCATAATCATCGCATCG ATGATACTCTCATTTGAACTTCCATTTGCTCTTATGCCACTTCTTAAGTTCAGTAGTAGCTCTACTAAGATGGGGCCACACAAGAATTCAATTGTT ATAATAGTGATCTCATGGATATTGGGTCTAGGAATTATTGGAATAAACATATATTACCTAAGCACAGCCTTTGTGGGTTGGCTAATCGACAACAATTTACCAAAATTTGGGAATGTTTTGATTGGAATTGTAGTTTTTCCTCTGATGGCAATGTATATAATTGCAGTAATTTATCTTACATTTAGAAAAGACAGTGCAGTAACTTTTATTGAGCCATTGAAGGATGGTCCGACCCAAATGGAAGGCGGGTTACCCAAATCTAATGATCCATTGGAAATGGATCGTCTGCCTTATAGAGAGGATTTAGCTCACATTCCACTGCCTGAATAG